In one Bacillus sp. Marseille-P3661 genomic region, the following are encoded:
- a CDS encoding class I SAM-dependent methyltransferase has protein sequence MVYLIMQTILLLLFIISIGAIVFSTIMNGISPMPTSRKATTKITSLVKDYVNQHQSPTIYDLGSGWGTLLYSLAKRYPHATIIGIENSLIPFYISKLFVLFGISKSNIKLIFKNFNHVNLQSADIILCYLFPLAMEKLKHKFLMELNPGTIIISHTFEIRGWTPVKIIEINDFYKSNIYVYQLK, from the coding sequence ATGGTCTATTTAATCATGCAAACGATACTATTACTTTTATTCATTATTTCTATTGGAGCTATCGTATTTTCAACAATCATGAATGGTATTTCTCCAATGCCCACCTCTAGAAAAGCGACAACTAAAATAACATCACTAGTTAAAGACTATGTAAACCAGCACCAATCTCCAACTATTTATGATTTAGGCTCTGGCTGGGGCACCTTACTGTATTCGCTTGCCAAAAGATATCCACATGCTACCATTATTGGGATTGAAAATTCGCTAATACCATTTTATATTTCTAAGCTTTTTGTTTTATTTGGAATCTCCAAAAGCAATATAAAGTTAATATTTAAAAACTTTAACCATGTTAACCTACAAAGTGCAGACATTATCCTATGTTACTTATTCCCGCTAGCAATGGAAAAGTTAAAGCACAAATTTTTAATGGAGCTAAATCCCGGAACAATTATTATTAGTCACACGTTTGAAATAAGAGGATGGACTCCTGTAAAAATTATTGAAATCAATGATTTTTACAAATCAAATATATATGTTTATCAACTTAAATAA
- a CDS encoding methyl-accepting chemotaxis protein: MNKMHGNLREIISQITTVSETVSAHSEELTHSSHEVNEGGLQVSSTMEQLSAGSESQANSVMELSSSMNSFIEKIREANKNGEHIHHVSTDVLKLTDHGSSLMKLSINQMGEVDEIVKNAVTKVQGLDKQSQKISNLVGVIQAIADQTNLLALNAAIEAARAGEHGRGFAVVADEVRKLAEQVSYSVSDITNIVKGIQNESSEVVASLSGGYREVEKGTEQIKSTGETFNTINTSVLNMVERVKNISNHLAQIVDQSMVINESIEQIASVSEQSAAGIQQAAASVQQSSSSMEEIAKGANELSELAEDLNGLILKFKI; the protein is encoded by the coding sequence ATGAACAAAATGCACGGAAATTTACGAGAAATTATCTCTCAAATCACAACAGTATCAGAAACCGTTTCGGCACATAGTGAAGAGTTAACCCATTCGTCACATGAAGTGAATGAAGGAGGTCTTCAAGTTTCTTCGACAATGGAACAGTTATCAGCTGGTTCAGAATCACAGGCTAATTCAGTAATGGAGCTTTCGTCCTCAATGAATAGTTTCATTGAAAAGATTCGAGAAGCAAACAAAAACGGTGAGCATATTCATCATGTTTCAACCGATGTTTTAAAATTAACAGATCATGGTTCTTCGTTAATGAAACTTTCAATTAATCAAATGGGTGAAGTGGATGAGATAGTTAAAAACGCAGTGACAAAAGTGCAAGGTCTAGATAAGCAATCCCAAAAGATATCAAATCTTGTTGGCGTAATTCAAGCTATTGCAGACCAAACCAACTTACTTGCTCTTAACGCAGCAATTGAAGCCGCACGCGCTGGTGAACATGGTAGAGGGTTCGCGGTTGTTGCAGATGAAGTTCGAAAATTAGCAGAACAGGTATCTTATTCTGTTAGTGATATCACCAATATTGTTAAAGGTATCCAAAATGAATCTAGTGAAGTTGTAGCATCTCTATCAGGTGGCTATAGAGAAGTAGAAAAGGGAACTGAGCAAATTAAAAGTACAGGTGAAACATTTAATACTATAAATACTTCTGTATTAAATATGGTTGAGAGAGTGAAGAACATCTCTAACCATTTAGCGCAAATTGTTGATCAAAGTATGGTAATCAATGAATCAATTGAGCAAATCGCATCTGTATCAGAACAATCTGCTGCAGGTATTCAACAAGCAGCAGCATCTGTTCAACAATCAAGCAGTTCAATGGAAGAGATCGCAAAAGGCGCAAACGAGTTATCAGAGCTTGCCGAGGATCTTAATGGACTGATCCTAAAATTCAAAATATAG
- a CDS encoding class I SAM-dependent rRNA methyltransferase: protein MNKPVRLKVKSSYLKNIKAGNPLIIADAIQNIKDVKAEGTIVELVDDRNSFLGRGYYGKQNKGCGWVLTQDISELIDQHFFESRLKHALDKRASFFNEPNTTAFRVFNGEGDGIGGLTIDNFDGYYLINWYSEGIYYFKENVIRSLKKLTNFKGLYEKKRFDVKGMYIEDDDFVEGERAVFPLIVKENGIKFAVYLNEGAMVGVFLDQRDVRKAIRDKYAQGKHVLNTFSYTGAFSVAAALGGAIKTTSVDLANRSKSKTIEQFSINGIDYELQDIIVEDVFNYFKYAVRKQLSFDLVILDPPSFARSKKHTFSAAKDYTGLLTQVITITEKKGIIIASTNCSTFGMSKFKGFIRDAFNATGHKYTILEEYSLPEDFNTSNKFPEGNYLKVAIIEKMS, encoded by the coding sequence ATGAATAAACCAGTTCGATTAAAGGTAAAATCATCATATTTAAAAAACATTAAAGCGGGTAATCCCCTTATCATTGCAGATGCTATCCAAAATATAAAGGATGTAAAAGCCGAGGGAACAATTGTTGAACTAGTAGATGATAGAAATAGCTTTCTAGGAAGAGGGTATTATGGAAAGCAAAATAAAGGCTGTGGCTGGGTTCTAACGCAGGACATAAGTGAACTAATTGATCAACACTTTTTTGAGAGTAGACTAAAGCATGCATTAGACAAAAGAGCTTCGTTTTTTAACGAGCCTAATACAACTGCTTTCAGAGTGTTCAATGGAGAAGGTGACGGAATCGGTGGTTTAACGATAGATAACTTTGATGGCTATTATTTAATAAACTGGTATAGTGAAGGGATTTATTATTTTAAAGAAAATGTGATAAGGTCATTAAAAAAATTAACAAACTTTAAGGGCTTATATGAGAAAAAACGATTTGATGTAAAAGGTATGTATATAGAAGATGATGATTTCGTTGAAGGAGAGCGGGCTGTTTTTCCACTCATCGTAAAAGAAAACGGCATTAAATTTGCAGTTTATTTAAATGAGGGTGCAATGGTAGGCGTTTTCCTAGATCAGCGAGACGTCCGTAAAGCGATCCGGGATAAATATGCTCAAGGTAAACACGTATTAAATACATTTTCCTACACAGGTGCATTTTCTGTGGCAGCCGCTTTAGGAGGGGCAATTAAAACAACAAGTGTTGACCTTGCAAACCGCAGTAAAAGTAAAACAATTGAGCAATTTAGTATCAATGGTATAGATTATGAATTACAAGATATTATTGTTGAAGATGTTTTTAATTATTTTAAATATGCTGTACGGAAACAGTTGAGTTTTGACCTAGTTATCCTTGATCCTCCAAGCTTTGCTCGTTCAAAGAAGCATACCTTTAGTGCAGCCAAAGATTATACAGGCTTACTAACACAAGTAATTACTATCACCGAAAAGAAGGGGATTATTATTGCCTCTACTAACTGTAGTACATTTGGAATGTCCAAGTTCAAAGGATTTATAAGAGATGCTTTTAATGCAACAGGTCACAAGTATACTATTCTTGAGGAATATAGTCTGCCGGAGGATTTTAATACAAGTAATAAATTCCCTGAAGGTAACTACCTTAAAGTAGCAATAATAGAAAAGATGTCATGA